The Muntiacus reevesi chromosome 7, mMunRee1.1, whole genome shotgun sequence genome includes a region encoding these proteins:
- the BLOC1S6 gene encoding biogenesis of lysosome-related organelles complex 1 subunit 6 yields the protein MSVPGPPSPDGVLAGPPEGLEAGDLTPGLSDTSPDEGLIEDLTIEDKAVEQLAEGLLSHYLPDLQRSKQALQELTQNQVVLLDTLEQEISKFKECHSMLDINALFTEAKHYHAKLVNIRKEMLMLHEKTSKLKKRALKLQQKRQKEELEREQQREKEFEREKQLTAKPAKRT from the exons ATGAGTGTCCCTGGGCCGCCTTCCCCGGACGGGGTCCTGGCAGGGCCACCCGAAGGCCTGGAGGCCGGGGACCTGACGCCGG GTTTAAGTGACACTTCTCCAGATGAAGGGTTAATAGAGGACTTGACCATCGAAGACAAAGCTGTGGAGCAACTGGCAGAAGGCTTGCTTTCTCACTACTTGCCAGATCTGCAGAGATCAAAACAAGCTCTCCAGGAACTCAC ACAGAACCAAGTTGTATTATTAGACACATTGGAAcaagaaatttcaaaatttaaagaatGTCATTCTATGTTGGACATTAATGCTTTG TTCACTGAAGCTAAACACTATCATGCCAAGTTGGTGAATATAAGAAAAGAGATGTTGATGCTTCATGAAAAGACTTCAAAGTTGAAA aaaagAGCACTTAAACTGCAGCAGAAGAGACAAAAAGAAGAGTTGGAAAGGGAGCAGCAACGAGAGAAggaatttgaaagagaaaagcagttaACTGCCAAACCAGCTAAAAGGACGTGA